CTGCCCGCCTCACTTGAGTCCTCTCTCGCGGAGCACCACCGCACGGTGCGGCTGGCCGAGTTGCCCGATCCCGCCGGCTATCTGCGGGACCACGGCGACGAGGTGGTGGCGGTCATGACCCGGGCACGGACCGGGGTCTCGCACGACCTCATGGACGCGCTGCCCCGGCTCGGCGCGATCGTCAACTTCGGTGTCGGCTACGAGACGACGGACGTCTCCTATGCCCACGCGCGCGGGATCGAGGTGAGCAACACCCCCGACGTGCTGACTGATTGCGTGGCGGACCTCGCCGTGGGCGCCCTGATCGACGTGATGCGCCGGCTCTCCGCCGCCGATCGTTACGTACGTCGTGGTGAATGGGTTCCGGGCGGCTTCCCCCTCACCACCAAGGTCAGCGGAAAGCGCGTCGGCATTCTCGGCCTCGGCCGGATCGGCCGCGCCATCGCGAGGCGGCTCGAAGGGTTCGACGTCGAGCTGAGCTACCACTCGCGTACCGCCGCGGACGACGTGCCGTACCGGTACGCCGAATCGCCGCACGCCCTCGCCGCCGGGGCCGATGTGCTCGTGGTCGCGGCCGCCGGGGGCGACGGCACGCGGGGTCTGGTCTCCGCCGAGGTGCTCGAAGCGCTCGGGCCGCGGGGCTATCTGGTCAATATCGCGCGGGGCAGTGTCATCGACGAACCGGCGCTGGTCGCCGCCCTCGTGGCGGGCGGGATCGCCGGGGCGGCCCTCGATGTCTTCGCCGACGAACCGCGCGTCCCGGAGGCCCTGATGGGACTCGACTCCGTGGTGCTCCTGCCGCACATCGCCAGTGGTACGCACGAGACGCGCGAGGCGATGGCGGAACTCGCCTTCCGGAACCTCCGGCAGTTCATGACCGAGGGCACCCTGGTCACTCCCGTACCGGGCGCGTGACGGACGGCGTGACGGACGGCGTGACGCGTCGGCAGCACGCGGAGGGAGCCGGCGAGGTTCTTGTCAGGGTGCGTTCAACTCGATAGGACTGTCCGCGTGGGTGATCACCCGAACTCCCTTGCGGGTCCGGGAGATCACCTGGTCCCCTGATCCTCGAAGGAAGAAGGAGCCGCTCATGAGCCGTCCGCGATCCACCGAAGTGAGCCGACGCCGCGTCCTGGGCGGAGCGGCCGGGCTGGCCGTCGCCGCGGCGGGGCTGCCGTCCGGCACCGCGTTCGCGGCATCGGCGTCGTCTCCGGCGGATGAGGCGCGTTGGCGCGGACACGCCGCCCGGGTGACGATCACGCGGGACGACTGGGGCGTCGCGCACGTCATGGGCGAGAGCGACGCCGACGCGGTGTTCGGGATGATGTACGCCCAGGCGGAGGACGACTTCAACCGAATCGAGCAGAACTACCTCGTCGCCCTCGGGCGGCTCGCCGAGGCCGAGGGCGAGAGCGCCATCTGGCAGGACCTGCGTCAGCGGCTGTTCCTCGATCCCGAGGCGCTGAAGAAGGACTACGCCAAGTGCCCGGCGTGGCTGCGCGGGTTGATGCGGGCGTGGGCCGACGGACTCAACTACTACCTCGCCACCCACCCCGACGTGCGCCCGCGCGTGCTCGACCGGTTCGAGCCGTGGATGCCGCTGAGCTTCTCGGAGGGGAGCATCGGCGGCGACATCGAGTCGGTGCCGCTCTCCCAGCTGGAAGCCTTCTACGAGGGGCGGGAGGTGCCGATCACCGACGAGGAACGCGGATTGGTGCTGCGCGAACCCACGGGGTCGAACGGCATCGCCATCGCGCCCAGCCACACGCGCGACGGCCACGCCCTGCTGCTGATCAACCCGCACACCAGTTTCTTCTTCCGCGCGGAGCAGCATGTGACGAGCCGCGAGGGGCTCGATGTCTACGGCGCCGCGACGTGGGGGCAGTTCTTCATCTACCAGGGCTTCAACGCGCACACGGGCTGGATGCACACGACGAGTGGCGTCGACAACATCGACGAGTTCGCCGAGACGATCGTGACGGGGGCCGACGGAACCCGTTCCTACCGCTACGGCGACGAACTGCGCCCCGTCACCGCCAAGACGGTCACCTTGTCCTTCCGTACCCCGGAGGGCGGGCAGGAGAAGCGCGACTTCACCACACTGGCCACGCACCACGGCCCCGTCGTGCGGGAGGCGGACGGCAAGTGGATCGCGTGCGCGCTGATGAACAAGCCCGTCGAGGCGCTCACTCAGAGCTTCCTGCGCACCACGACACGCGACTACTCGCAGTATCTGAAGGTCGCGGGACTGAAGGCGAACAGCTCGAACAACACGCTCTTCGCGGACTCGAAGGGCGAAATAGCCTTCCTGATGCCGCAGTTCATGCCGGTGAGAGACGATCGGTTCAACTATCTCAAGCCCGTCGACGGCAGTGACCCGGCGACCGACTGGCGCGGAACGCACAGCCTGGACAGCATGCCGAGGGCGGTGAACCCCAAGAACGGCTGGGCGTTCAACACCAACAACTGGCCCTGGACCGCCGCCGGTGCGGACAGTCCCGACGCGGCCGACTATCCGCGCTACTTCGACCGGGCCGGCGAGAACCCGCGCGGTCCGCAGGCGATCCGGGTGCTCACCGCGCGCGACGACTTCACCCCGCGGACCCTGATCGAGGCGGCGTTCGACCCGTACCTCACCGCCTTCGCGCGGCTGCTGCCGGGGCTCGTCGCCGCGTGGGACCGACTGCCGGAGCACGACGCGCGGAAGGCGAGGCTGGCCGGCCCGGTCGGACTGCTCCGCGACTGGAACCACCGGTGGTCCGCGAGGTCGACGGCGACATCGGTGGCCGTGTTCTGGGGTGAGGACATCTGGGCGCTCACCTCCCAGGCGGCGGCAGCGGCCGGGATGTCGGGATGGGACTACATCGCCGGCCGCGCCACCGACGCGCAGCGGCTCGGCGCGCTGGAGACGGCGACGCGGCGGCTGCGCGGGAACTTCGGCGACTGGCGGGTGCCCTGGGGCGAGATCAACCGCTACCAGCGCAACAACGGTGCGGTCGTCCAGGAGTTCAGCGACGCCAAGCCGAGCATCCCCGTCCCGTTCGCCTCGGCACGCTGGGGCTCCCTCGCCTCGTTCGGGGCCAGGGCGTACCCGGGTACGAAGCGCTACTACGGCACCAGCGGCAACAGTTTCGTGGCGGTGGTGGAGTTCGGGCCGCGGCTTCGCGCCTGGGCGGTGACGGCGGGCGGGGTGAGCGGGCACCCCGACTCACCGCACTTCGACGACCAGGCCGAACGCTACGCGAGCGGCGATCTGCGGCCCGTCTACTTCTATCCCGACGACCTCAGGGGGCATGTCGAGCGGAGGTACCGGCCCGGCAGGTGACGGGCGCCCGGGTGCGTGGACGGGGTGCCTGCCGGGGCGCGTGGACGGGGTGCGTGGACGGAATCAGGCGTGCAGGATGGGCCGGTAGATCAGTTCCTGGATGTGGCTGTCGAGCGTCCGATGTTCGATCAGCTCCAGGTCGAAGTCCGCCGCGCCCTGGAAGATCGGGTCCAGTCCGGTCCGGCCGGTGATCACCGGGTAGAGCGTGACCTGGACGCGGTCGACCAGACCGGCGGCCATCAGCGCCCTGTTCATCGCCAGGCTGCCGTGCGAGCGCAGCGGTACGGCGGACTCCTCCTTGAGGCGCGCGACGACATCGACGGCGTCGCCGCTCACGAGCGTCGCGTCCGGCCAGTCGAGGGATCCTTCCAGAGTGGTCGACACCACCGTCGCCGGAGTGTTCACCATCCGGGTGACCCACGGGTCACGTACCTCGGACTCCTCGGTGCTCTCCGCCAGCATCCGCGCGAACAGCCGGTAGGTGTTGGCCCCGAAGACCATCCGCTGCTCCTCGCCGTACAGGCCGAGGCGGCGGTCGAGGAGTTCGGGGCCCTGCTTGCCCCAGTAGCCGGTCCAGTCGCCGCCGGCGGCGCCGAAGCCGTCGAGGCTGGAGAAGACGTCGAATGTGTAGGTCGCGGTCACGATGGTCTCCTGAGTGCGGTTGGTGGCCTGTCGGAGACAGAGACTGCCGCCCACGGCAGGACTCATCGCCGTAGCGCGCCGGGAGTGAGCTCCCTGATGACCCGTGCGAGTCCCGCCGGCTGGTCCAGGGGGACGTGTCAGGGCGTCAGTACGCCACCGTCTCGCAGAAGGTCTCCGCCCAGGCGGAGGCGCCGTGCTCGTTGGCCGCGCGCACCGTGACGCAGATCTCGTCACCGGAGTACGGGCCCTTGATCGTGTAGCTGGTGCCGCCGGTCGAGTATGTGGTGTCGACGCTCTTCTCGGTGAAGTCGCTGCCCTTGTTGGTGTAGTGGACGTCGTATCTGGTCGCTCGGGGGATCGCCGACCAGCTCACCTTGATCGGCATGTCGCACGCGCCGACGCAGGAGTTGGTGTAGTCGACCCGGTAGCCCGTCATCGCCGGCGGGCGCGAGCCGGCGGACGTGCCTCCTGCGCCGGACGAATCTCCGCCGTCCGAGCCGGCGGACCCTGCCGAGTCCGACCCGCCGCCGGTGGCGGAGCCGCCGCTGTCGGAGTCAGGGACCTCGTCGGACGAACTGCCGCCGCTCTCCTTGGCGTTCGGTCCCTCCGGCTTCTCCTCGCCGACCTGCCTCTTCTCGCCGTCCTCGCCCTTGCCGTCGTCCCCGCCCTTCCCGTCTCCTCCCTTGGCAGGCGAACTGGTGGGCGCGCTCGGCGAGTTGTTGCCGCCAGGAGTCGCACTCGCGCTGCTTCCCGGCGACTTGGCGCGCGTTCCGTCATCGTCCCCGAAGGGCTGGAGCAGGACGACCGAGCCGCCGCCGACCGTGATGACCGCGACGATGGGCAGAACGACGAGCGTACGGCGGCGGCGGGGCCGCCGTTCCGGCTCCCGCCGGGTAGCGGGGTCGTTGTCCGGCGGGACGATTTCGGGAGGCCCGTCCTTCGGCCGCAGCCCGACGGTCTCCACGTCCACCGGCTCCTCGCGCACCGGCGCCGCCTCGGCGTCGAGCAGCCGTGCGGACTGCTGCGCCAGGTGCGTGACGACACCGGCAGGCAGCCAGGCGCCGCGCGCGGCGCTGGGCCGGGGCCGCTCGGGGTCCGCCAACAGCTCGTCGACGTCCGGCCGTTGGTCGATGCCCTTCGTCAGGCACCGGGCGATGAACGCCCGCAGCGCGGCGTCCTCGACCCGCGTCAGATCGGGTTCGCCCTCCACGATCTGGAACATCACCGCGTGCTGATTGCTGGCCCTCTGCCCGAAGGGGAGCTGGCCGGTCGCCGCGTACGTCAGCACACACCCGAGGGTGAACACATCGCTCTTGGCCCCCACGCGCTCCCCGAGCACCTGCTCGGGCGACATGAACCCCGGGGAGCCGATGGCCATCCCCGTACTGGTCAACAGGGACTCCACGGACGTTTCGAGTGCTCGTGCGATCCCGAAGTCGATGACTTTCGTGCCGTCCACGGTGAGCATCACGTTGGACGGCTTCAGGTCGCGGTGCACGATACCGGCACCGTGAATATCCTTGAGTGCCCTCAGGAGCCCGTCGGCGAGGGCGTGCAGGGAGGCGGCCGGCAACGGCCCGTACAGCCGCACGACTTGTTCCAGCGAGAGTCCGGGAACGTACGCCGTGGCGACCCACGGCGGTTCGTCCGCCGGACCCGCGTCGAGCACCGGCGCCGTATACCGCTCGCCGACCTTCCGCGCGGCCTCGATCTCACGCCGGAACCGCGCCCTGAACTGCCGGTCGGACACATGCTCTTCGTGCACCACCTTCACGGCCACGGTCCGCCCGTTGTCCGACCGCGCGAGGAACACCCGCCCCATGCCACCCGCACCGAGCCGCCCGAGCAGCAGATACGGCCCGATGCGCGCGGGATCGCTCACCGCGAGCGGCTTGACACCCCCGTCCGCCCCGTCGTCCCGCCCGTCCGGCTCGTCGCGCCCGTCCCCGTCGGTACCGCTCATGATGGTGCTGCTCCCCGTTCTGCCCGCCTGATCGCGGGTCAACTCGGACGAGACTAGGGGTTGTTCAGGTACGTGGCGAAGCCGAGGTCCGCTGACAGGGGGCCGGGAAGGGGATGCCGCCGCTGATGTGTCTGCTCCATGCTTCGGCGGTCGGCGACTTCCGGCAGGGGCGAGGTCTTCGACGCTGCCGTCGGCCAAGTCGCCGACCACGGCGATCAGATCGGGCTGGGTCGCGTTGATGGTGTCGACGACCCGCTCCGTGAAGCCACGCCCCAGGACCGGCCCCAGATGAAGGTCGCTGACGACCGCGACGCGGAAGCCGTGCGCGCTGCGCGGCAATTTAGCCAGCGGGATGGTCAGGCGTTTCACCCGCGGGCCTTTCAGGACGCTGTACGTGCCGTGCCCCACCGTGCCGAGAGCGACCGCCGCCCAGGCGCCGCCCACGGTGCGGGCGATAAAGACCCGCCGTGACGCGGGGCTCGGTATGGGGACCGTGCGGACCTGCGGACCGTCGTTCGCGCGCGTAACGGTCTGCGACTTGACCGCGCCTCAGCGGAGGAGCAAGGGACGCACGACTTCGGCCGTCAGCAACGCGAGTGTCAGGTAGAGAAAGAGGGCTGCCCACAAGTAGCCGGGCCAGGACAGCACTTGCTGGAGCCGGAAGGGTGCGTGGGTGAGGCGGGCCGCGGTGGCGCCCGCCGCCAGGAGTGGTCCCGTGACAAAGACAAAGGTGGCCAGGATCCATGGGACGGAATGGCGCCGCATGGTGTCCCGAACGAGGCGCCACCAGACGTACCGGTGCAGTGTGGTCAGGGCGGCTATCGCGGCAAGTGCGGCGGTCGCGTAGAGAATCGGCATGTTGTTCCTGTGGGTTATGGAAGCCCGGTCAGGCGGAATGTGTCAGGCGAAGACCAGCCGCGACGCGCTACGCGGGCCGCATGCCGTCGAGCAACGACACCGTTTCCGACCACAGTTGGCGCTGCACCTGCTCGCCGCGTCCGGGCTCGGGGCACTGCAAGGGCTTGGCGTCGCGTACGGAGAAGTAACCGCCGCTGGTCGACGCGAACGCCGGGTCGGTCACGAGACGCAGGATGATTCCGGCGCCCCTGCGCGGGTCGCCCACCCTGAGCGTGCTCAGCACGCGGTGGAGAACGGCGGAGCCGGGCAGGTCCCGTCCCAGGCCGGTGACATTGAAGCCGGGATCGCAGCAGTTGACCGTGGTCTGAGTTGTGTCCAGACGCCGGGCCAGCTCCTGGGTCCACATGATGGCCATCAGCTTCGTGCGGCCGTACAGCGCCATCGACTCGCGCCGCGTGTACCGGGCGGTGGACCGCAGATCCGTGGCCGGTGTGATGCCGCCTGCCCGCCGGGCCGCCTCCGACGCGACGTTGACGACGCGCGCCGGAGCGGACGCCCGGAGCGTGCCGGTCAGCTCCTCGGTGAGCGCGAAGGGGCCGAGATAGTTCACCGCGGTCATCTCCGCGAGGCCCTCGGCCGTGGTGCGCTGACCGAAGGCGTGCAGGCCCGCGTTGTTGACCAGCGCGTCCACCCGCCCGTACCGCGCGGCGATCTCCCGCCCCGCCCGCCGCGCCTGCGCGACCAGGCCGAGATCGGCGAGGAAGACATCCGCCTGTACGTCGTCGGCCACACTCCCCAGCTCCGTCAGGAGCGCTCCGGCTTTGGCCTCGGACCGGGCCACAATGCCCAGCCGGTAGCCGCGGCGTACCAGGCCCAGGGCAGTGACGCGGCCCAGTCCGGACGTCGCACCGGTGATCACGGCAACAGGTCGGGTCGTGGTCATCACCACTCCATTCATGAGGTACCTCATGAATCCCGTGTGCGACGATACCCGACACCATGAGCGATCACGAAGCACCACCGGCCGGCACCGACCCAGCGCGTGCGGGCCTGCGGTTCCTGACCGTCGCCCACCAGGTCAGAGGCGCGGTCGACCAGCGCATGGCCGCCGCGGGACTGTCGCTGGCCCGGACCAAACTGCTTCAGCTGCTCGCCTCGCACGGCGGCATGCACCAGGCCGAACTCGCCGAGGCGCTCGGCCAGGCACCGCGCTCGGTCACCCAGGCCGTGGAAGCTCTCGAACGCCTCCACCTGATCACCCGCGCCACCGACCCCACCGACCGACGCCGCAAGACCGTCGAACTGACGGACAAGGGCCGGTCGGCCCTCACGGCCGGCGAGCACGCCGGCCGGCAGGTTCTGCGACAGATCTTCGGAGCCCTCGACCGAGGCCAACTGGCCGATCTGGAAAGGCTGCTCACCCGCACGCAGGCGTCCCTCGACGACACGCGTCGCGAACCGACCGACGTAGCGGACGAGATGACGCCCGACGTCAATCCGTAACACCCCGCCCGCCCCCATCACACGTCTAGCCGGAACAGGTCTCCGCATGACACGCCCCGGCCCCTGAGCTGCTGTACGGGTCCCAGGCGCGGTGGCCCATTCGAGGGCCATTTCACGGCGGTGCTTTCGCCTTCGGCGGTCGGACCGGTGTGGCGGGCTAGCTTGGCTGCACCGCCCTGGTGCGGACGCACCTCACGAGCGGCGTAACGGCTGTTCGTGCGCCCTGGTGGTCTCCTGGCGAGCGAGCAGAGGAAGCCTGACATGTCCAACCACTTCACCGGCCTCAGCCTTGGGGCGCCGCTCGGCGACCAGCGTCTCGATCTGTGCGATCTGTATGCCTTCGGGGCACCCGGCGATCCGAGCAGGACCGTTCTCATCCTCAACGCCAATCCCGACGCCGACGCCCTGCACCCCGACGCCGTGTACCGCCTCAACATCGACAACGACGGCGACTACCTGACCGACGTCGCCTTCAGCTGGGTGTTCAGCCGCCCGGCGGCCGACGGCTCGCAGACCTACAGCGTCTTCATGGCCACCGGCCCGGACTCCCGTAAGCCCGAGGCGGTCGGCACCAAGATCGTGTCGGACGCGGCGGTCTCCTTCGACACCGAGGCCAACGTGGTCACCAGCGGCGACTACAAGGTGGCCGCCGGCAGCCGCAGTGACGCCTTCTTCTTCGACTTCGACGGCATCCAGAACCTCTTCGACACCAGTGGCAAGCGGAATTTCACGGAACCGCATCTGAGCGGGGAGTCCCCGTGGACCGGTGTCGACTCCAACAGCACGGCCAACGTCTTCTCGATGGCCGTCGAACTGCCGACCGCCGAGCTGGCGCCCCGGTCCGAGCTGCACGTCTGGGGCCGGTGCAGTGTCCTGCGCGACGGTGAACTCGTACACGCCGACCGGGCCGGGCACCCGTCGGTGAGCAGCTTCTTCAACACCGACGACACCAAGGAGGAGTACAACGCGAGCGAGCCCGTCAACGACCGGGCGCGGTGGACGGACCAGTTCGTCCACCTGCTGGGGCACACCGGCGACTACGCGCGGGAGGAGGCGATCGCCGCGCTCGACGAGCACGGCATCCTGCCGGACGTGCTGCGCTTCGATCCGTCCAAGCCCGCCGCGTACCCCAACGGCCGTACGTTCACGGAAGACGTCATCGACATCCGCGTCGCGTTCCTCACCAAGAACGAGGCCCCGCCCACCGGCCTGACGCCGCACACCGACACCCTGAACCGCTTCCCGTACCTCGGCAACCCGCACCCCGCGCCCGCTTCCTGACGGTGCCGACCGACGTGACCTCGAACGACGCTGTGGCAGCCCTCGTGGAAGCCGCGGTCAACCGATTCGGAAGAATCGACGTGCTCGTCAACAACGCCGGAATCGGAAAGGTGAGCGCGGTCGAATCGGCGACGTTCGAGGACGACGTCCGCGTTCTCGGACAGTCTTCGCCAGGAGCTGGCGGGCACCGGTATCCAGGTCTCGGTGATTCATCCGGCGATCGCCGCCACCGACCTGCCCAGCGACGCGGAGGATGCGGAGATGCCTCCCCCCGTTCCGGCACAGCAGGCGGCGTGTCGTGCTGCCGCGTACGGCCAATATGCCGCTGCTCGGCGAGGCTCTGTCACCGCGTGAAGAGGGGCTCCGCGACCACCGGACGATTCCGGGACGGGCTTCGGGGTGCGGGGCTCGCACGTTGTCAGGGGCCCCACTGGTACCGCGGTACCAGTGGGGCCACGAAGAGTCGCCGTCGGCCGGGTCCTCGCCAAGATCGGGGCCAGGGAGCGCGTCCAGGCCGTGATCATCGCGTACGACGCGGGGCTGGTCCAGGCGAAGCCGTAGCGGGATGCGGGGGCGGGTGGCGACCGCCCCCACCGAGCGATCGGCACGGGTGTGTCAAACTCCTTGATATGCGTGAA
The nucleotide sequence above comes from Streptomyces sp. NBC_01716. Encoded proteins:
- a CDS encoding 2-hydroxyacid dehydrogenase — encoded protein: MTLYAPEPPRSVSPAPHDGTVLQLAPLPASLESSLAEHHRTVRLAELPDPAGYLRDHGDEVVAVMTRARTGVSHDLMDALPRLGAIVNFGVGYETTDVSYAHARGIEVSNTPDVLTDCVADLAVGALIDVMRRLSAADRYVRRGEWVPGGFPLTTKVSGKRVGILGLGRIGRAIARRLEGFDVELSYHSRTAADDVPYRYAESPHALAAGADVLVVAAAGGDGTRGLVSAEVLEALGPRGYLVNIARGSVIDEPALVAALVAGGIAGAALDVFADEPRVPEALMGLDSVVLLPHIASGTHETREAMAELAFRNLRQFMTEGTLVTPVPGA
- a CDS encoding penicillin acylase family protein: MSRPRSTEVSRRRVLGGAAGLAVAAAGLPSGTAFAASASSPADEARWRGHAARVTITRDDWGVAHVMGESDADAVFGMMYAQAEDDFNRIEQNYLVALGRLAEAEGESAIWQDLRQRLFLDPEALKKDYAKCPAWLRGLMRAWADGLNYYLATHPDVRPRVLDRFEPWMPLSFSEGSIGGDIESVPLSQLEAFYEGREVPITDEERGLVLREPTGSNGIAIAPSHTRDGHALLLINPHTSFFFRAEQHVTSREGLDVYGAATWGQFFIYQGFNAHTGWMHTTSGVDNIDEFAETIVTGADGTRSYRYGDELRPVTAKTVTLSFRTPEGGQEKRDFTTLATHHGPVVREADGKWIACALMNKPVEALTQSFLRTTTRDYSQYLKVAGLKANSSNNTLFADSKGEIAFLMPQFMPVRDDRFNYLKPVDGSDPATDWRGTHSLDSMPRAVNPKNGWAFNTNNWPWTAAGADSPDAADYPRYFDRAGENPRGPQAIRVLTARDDFTPRTLIEAAFDPYLTAFARLLPGLVAAWDRLPEHDARKARLAGPVGLLRDWNHRWSARSTATSVAVFWGEDIWALTSQAAAAAGMSGWDYIAGRATDAQRLGALETATRRLRGNFGDWRVPWGEINRYQRNNGAVVQEFSDAKPSIPVPFASARWGSLASFGARAYPGTKRYYGTSGNSFVAVVEFGPRLRAWAVTAGGVSGHPDSPHFDDQAERYASGDLRPVYFYPDDLRGHVERRYRPGR
- a CDS encoding dihydrofolate reductase family protein — its product is MTATYTFDVFSSLDGFGAAGGDWTGYWGKQGPELLDRRLGLYGEEQRMVFGANTYRLFARMLAESTEESEVRDPWVTRMVNTPATVVSTTLEGSLDWPDATLVSGDAVDVVARLKEESAVPLRSHGSLAMNRALMAAGLVDRVQVTLYPVITGRTGLDPIFQGAADFDLELIEHRTLDSHIQELIYRPILHA
- a CDS encoding protein kinase domain-containing protein; this translates as MSGTDGDGRDEPDGRDDGADGGVKPLAVSDPARIGPYLLLGRLGAGGMGRVFLARSDNGRTVAVKVVHEEHVSDRQFRARFRREIEAARKVGERYTAPVLDAGPADEPPWVATAYVPGLSLEQVVRLYGPLPAASLHALADGLLRALKDIHGAGIVHRDLKPSNVMLTVDGTKVIDFGIARALETSVESLLTSTGMAIGSPGFMSPEQVLGERVGAKSDVFTLGCVLTYAATGQLPFGQRASNQHAVMFQIVEGEPDLTRVEDAALRAFIARCLTKGIDQRPDVDELLADPERPRPSAARGAWLPAGVVTHLAQQSARLLDAEAAPVREEPVDVETVGLRPKDGPPEIVPPDNDPATRREPERRPRRRRTLVVLPIVAVITVGGGSVVLLQPFGDDDGTRAKSPGSSASATPGGNNSPSAPTSSPAKGGDGKGGDDGKGEDGEKRQVGEEKPEGPNAKESGGSSSDEVPDSDSGGSATGGGSDSAGSAGSDGGDSSGAGGTSAGSRPPAMTGYRVDYTNSCVGACDMPIKVSWSAIPRATRYDVHYTNKGSDFTEKSVDTTYSTGGTSYTIKGPYSGDEICVTVRAANEHGASAWAETFCETVAY
- a CDS encoding SDR family NAD(P)-dependent oxidoreductase, yielding MTTTRPVAVITGATSGLGRVTALGLVRRGYRLGIVARSEAKAGALLTELGSVADDVQADVFLADLGLVAQARRAGREIAARYGRVDALVNNAGLHAFGQRTTAEGLAEMTAVNYLGPFALTEELTGTLRASAPARVVNVASEAARRAGGITPATDLRSTARYTRRESMALYGRTKLMAIMWTQELARRLDTTQTTVNCCDPGFNVTGLGRDLPGSAVLHRVLSTLRVGDPRRGAGIILRLVTDPAFASTSGGYFSVRDAKPLQCPEPGRGEQVQRQLWSETVSLLDGMRPA
- a CDS encoding MarR family winged helix-turn-helix transcriptional regulator; amino-acid sequence: MSDHEAPPAGTDPARAGLRFLTVAHQVRGAVDQRMAAAGLSLARTKLLQLLASHGGMHQAELAEALGQAPRSVTQAVEALERLHLITRATDPTDRRRKTVELTDKGRSALTAGEHAGRQVLRQIFGALDRGQLADLERLLTRTQASLDDTRREPTDVADEMTPDVNP
- a CDS encoding DUF4331 family protein; this encodes MSNHFTGLSLGAPLGDQRLDLCDLYAFGAPGDPSRTVLILNANPDADALHPDAVYRLNIDNDGDYLTDVAFSWVFSRPAADGSQTYSVFMATGPDSRKPEAVGTKIVSDAAVSFDTEANVVTSGDYKVAAGSRSDAFFFDFDGIQNLFDTSGKRNFTEPHLSGESPWTGVDSNSTANVFSMAVELPTAELAPRSELHVWGRCSVLRDGELVHADRAGHPSVSSFFNTDDTKEEYNASEPVNDRARWTDQFVHLLGHTGDYAREEAIAALDEHGILPDVLRFDPSKPAAYPNGRTFTEDVIDIRVAFLTKNEAPPTGLTPHTDTLNRFPYLGNPHPAPAS